A DNA window from Streptomyces canus contains the following coding sequences:
- a CDS encoding vWA domain-containing protein has protein sequence MSTNEQYQGNLQYAVDIVLCIDATGSMYPVLDNVKSSALQFHDRLNDVMAKKGKAISQLRLKVIAFRDFGDDPSNAIEQTGFLRLPSQSGDFEDFVRGIDAGGGGDYPESGLEALALAINSPWETGLDRRRHVIVMFTDAPAHPLGTHASVPSYPAAIPSSLDDLFEQWGYARSQTAVMEQSAKRLVLFAPDQAPWSDPIAEEWDLTLHFASKAGQGLEEFEMDEIIETIANSL, from the coding sequence ATGAGCACCAACGAGCAGTACCAGGGGAATCTGCAGTACGCCGTCGACATCGTGCTGTGCATCGACGCGACGGGCAGCATGTACCCGGTCCTCGACAACGTGAAGTCGAGCGCGCTCCAGTTCCACGACCGGCTCAACGACGTGATGGCCAAGAAGGGCAAGGCGATCAGCCAATTGCGGCTGAAAGTCATCGCCTTCCGGGACTTCGGCGACGATCCCTCCAACGCCATCGAGCAGACCGGCTTCCTGCGACTGCCCTCCCAGTCCGGGGACTTCGAGGACTTCGTCCGGGGCATCGACGCCGGCGGCGGCGGCGACTACCCCGAGTCCGGTCTGGAGGCGCTCGCCCTGGCGATCAACTCGCCCTGGGAGACAGGCCTGGACCGCAGGCGCCATGTCATCGTGATGTTCACCGACGCCCCGGCCCACCCGCTGGGCACGCACGCCTCCGTTCCTTCGTACCCGGCTGCCATTCCCAGCAGCCTCGACGACCTGTTCGAGCAGTGGGGGTACGCCCGCAGCCAGACCGCGGTGATGGAGCAGTCAGCGAAGCGGCTCGTGCTGTTCGCGCCGGACCAGGCGCCCTGGTCCGACCCGATCGCCGAGGAGTGGGACCTCACCCTGCACTTCGCCTCCAAGGCCGGTCAGGGACTGGAGGAGTTCGAGATGGACGAGATCATCGAGACGATCGCGAACAGCCTGTGA
- a CDS encoding ArsR/SmtB family transcription factor — protein MSARMHLSTAHDAHPRTPGEEQFALAAEILALLGDRTRLTLLHALTGGEADVTTLTEACGAARPAVSQHLARLRLAGLVNTRKEGRRVIYALRDGHLRRLVDEALNVADHRLSDRPVHD, from the coding sequence ATGAGCGCACGCATGCACCTATCAACTGCACACGATGCGCACCCGCGCACTCCCGGCGAGGAACAGTTCGCCCTGGCCGCCGAGATCCTCGCCCTGCTCGGCGACCGCACCCGCCTCACTCTCCTCCACGCCCTGACCGGGGGAGAGGCCGACGTCACGACCCTCACGGAGGCGTGCGGGGCGGCCCGGCCGGCCGTCAGCCAGCACCTGGCACGGCTCAGGCTGGCGGGGCTGGTGAACACGCGCAAGGAGGGGCGCCGGGTGATCTACGCACTGCGTGACGGACACCTGCGCCGCCTCGTCGACGAGGCCCTGAACGTGGCCGACCACCGGCTCAGCGACCGGCCGGTGCACGACTGA
- a CDS encoding YbaK/EbsC family protein, whose translation MDAPIGHFDHATPAPAALDELTRPVADAVRHWSGSVPAEQIVYVDTDPQWADTAVFVEHYGRELLERSANCVVVAGKRGGESTLAACVVLSTTRVDVNGVVRRQLGARKASFASMDTATGETGMEYGGITPIGLPGDWPLLVDSAVVDLPYVLVGSGRRRGKLLVPGKAFAELPGAVVLEGLGIA comes from the coding sequence ATGGACGCACCCATCGGACACTTCGACCACGCCACCCCCGCCCCGGCCGCCCTCGACGAGCTGACCCGCCCGGTCGCCGACGCCGTACGCCACTGGAGCGGCAGCGTCCCCGCCGAGCAGATCGTGTACGTCGACACCGACCCGCAGTGGGCCGACACCGCGGTCTTCGTCGAGCACTACGGCCGGGAGCTTCTCGAGCGGTCGGCGAACTGTGTGGTCGTCGCGGGCAAGCGCGGTGGCGAGAGCACCCTCGCCGCGTGCGTGGTGCTCTCCACCACCCGGGTCGACGTCAACGGTGTCGTCCGCCGCCAACTCGGCGCCCGCAAGGCCTCGTTCGCCTCGATGGACACGGCTACGGGGGAGACCGGCATGGAGTACGGCGGCATCACCCCGATCGGACTCCCCGGCGACTGGCCGCTGTTGGTCGACTCGGCCGTGGTCGACCTCCCGTACGTCCTGGTCGGCAGCGGGCGGCGACGGGGAAAGCTGCTGGTACCGGGAAAGGCCTTCGCGGAACTGCCGGGTGCGGTGGTACTGGAGGGACTCGGCATCGCCTGA
- a CDS encoding helix-turn-helix domain-containing protein, whose translation MSDLDLLTQSLARNVKRWRTERGFTLDALAARAGVSRGMLIQIEQARTNPSLGTVVKIGDALGISITTLLDYEQGPKVRIVPPEQVVRLWSTDAGSWSRLLAGAEAPGPLEMWEWRMMPGESSRSDPHPAGTVEILHVTEGEMTLTVDGVEHRVAAGASVTFEANAEHVYANQGQVPAQWMLAVSVPAVP comes from the coding sequence GTGTCGGACCTCGACCTGCTGACCCAGTCCCTGGCGCGCAACGTCAAGCGCTGGCGGACCGAGCGCGGCTTCACCCTGGACGCGCTGGCCGCCCGAGCCGGGGTCAGCCGCGGCATGCTGATCCAGATCGAGCAGGCCCGGACCAACCCCAGCCTCGGCACGGTCGTGAAGATCGGCGACGCGCTCGGCATCAGCATCACCACGCTGCTCGACTACGAGCAGGGGCCGAAGGTGCGGATCGTCCCGCCGGAGCAGGTGGTGCGGCTGTGGAGCACGGACGCGGGCAGTTGGAGCCGGCTGCTCGCGGGCGCGGAGGCCCCCGGCCCGCTGGAGATGTGGGAGTGGCGGATGATGCCGGGCGAGAGCAGCCGGTCGGATCCGCACCCCGCCGGGACGGTCGAGATCCTGCATGTCACGGAGGGCGAGATGACCCTGACCGTCGACGGCGTCGAGCACCGGGTCGCCGCCGGGGCGAGCGTCACCTTCGAGGCCAACGCCGAGCATGTGTACGCCAATCAGGGCCAGGTTCCCGCGCAGTGGATGCTGGCCGTCTCGGTGCCGGCCGTGCCGTGA
- a CDS encoding 4-hydroxybenzoate 3-monooxygenase has protein sequence MTSASPSNSGAPQRFPVLVVGAGPAGLTIGNILRAAGVDCLVLEVETREFIEQRPRAGVIEEWAVRALQRHGLADNLLERAQLHTECEFRFAGDRFRFAYGELTGQHHFVYPQPLLVTDLVREYADVRAGEIRFGVQDVQLHDLETPRPSVSYTDAGTGERQLVGCEFVAGCDGARGVTRTVLPETTNIARHDYGIGWLAPLAEAPPSSDCVLFGIHPSGFAGHMARSPEVTRYYLQCPPGDDPENWSHDRVWAELQQRLGADGTPPLTEGRLIEKRVLDMHNYVVEPMTFGRLFLAGDSAHLTAPIAAKGMNLALHDAFLLGDALVAYLDKGDGSGLDGYSEACLRRVWDYQEFSQWLSEVYHGTSSGDEYRAGTTFARLRRLFTSPAAAAAFAEQYLGTASTY, from the coding sequence GTGACCTCCGCGTCCCCCTCCAACTCCGGTGCCCCACAGCGTTTTCCGGTCCTCGTCGTCGGCGCCGGACCCGCCGGACTCACCATCGGCAACATCCTGCGAGCCGCGGGCGTGGACTGCCTCGTGCTGGAGGTGGAGACCCGTGAGTTCATCGAGCAGCGGCCGCGTGCGGGCGTCATCGAGGAGTGGGCCGTACGCGCTCTGCAGCGGCACGGCCTGGCCGACAACCTTCTGGAGCGCGCCCAGTTGCACACCGAGTGCGAGTTCCGCTTCGCCGGCGACCGCTTCCGCTTCGCCTACGGCGAGCTGACGGGACAGCACCATTTCGTGTATCCGCAGCCGCTGTTGGTGACGGACCTGGTGCGCGAGTACGCCGACGTACGGGCCGGTGAGATCCGCTTCGGCGTGCAGGACGTCCAGCTGCACGACCTGGAGACGCCCCGGCCGTCGGTGTCGTACACCGATGCCGGCACGGGCGAACGACAGCTGGTCGGTTGCGAGTTCGTTGCGGGCTGCGACGGGGCCCGCGGGGTGACCCGCACCGTCCTCCCCGAGACCACGAACATCGCCCGGCACGACTACGGCATCGGCTGGCTGGCGCCGCTCGCCGAGGCACCGCCGTCCTCCGACTGCGTCCTGTTCGGCATCCACCCGAGCGGCTTCGCCGGGCACATGGCCCGCAGCCCCGAGGTCACCCGCTACTACCTGCAGTGCCCGCCCGGCGACGACCCCGAGAACTGGTCCCACGACCGCGTCTGGGCCGAACTCCAGCAGCGGCTGGGCGCGGACGGCACCCCTCCGCTCACCGAGGGCCGGCTGATCGAGAAGCGTGTCCTGGACATGCACAACTACGTGGTCGAGCCCATGACGTTCGGCAGGCTCTTCCTCGCCGGGGACTCCGCCCACCTCACCGCGCCCATAGCGGCGAAGGGCATGAACCTCGCCCTGCACGACGCCTTCCTGCTCGGCGACGCGCTCGTCGCCTACCTCGACAAGGGCGACGGCAGCGGCCTGGACGGATACTCGGAAGCCTGTCTGCGGCGCGTGTGGGACTACCAGGAGTTCTCGCAGTGGCTCTCCGAGGTCTACCACGGCACGTCGTCGGGCGACGAGTACCGCGCGGGTACCACCTTCGCCCGCCTCCGCCGCCTGTTCACCTCACCTGCCGCCGCGGCGGCCTTCGCGGAGCAGTATCTCGGTACGGCGTCCACGTACTGA
- a CDS encoding CoA-binding protein, which yields MYGDSAIVRRILTELGDTWAIVGLSSNQRRAAYGVAEVLQRHGKRIVPVHPKAETVHGEQGYASLAEIPFDVDVVDVFVNGDLAGAVADEAVAKGAKAVWFQLDVIDEAAYDRTRAAGLDIVMDRCPAIEIPRLG from the coding sequence GTGTACGGCGACTCAGCAATTGTCCGCAGGATCCTCACCGAGCTCGGCGACACCTGGGCGATCGTGGGCCTGTCGTCGAACCAGCGGCGCGCGGCCTACGGGGTCGCCGAGGTGCTCCAGCGCCACGGCAAGCGGATCGTGCCGGTGCACCCCAAGGCGGAGACCGTGCACGGCGAACAGGGGTACGCCTCGCTCGCGGAGATCCCCTTCGACGTGGACGTGGTCGACGTGTTCGTGAACGGCGACCTCGCGGGAGCGGTCGCCGACGAGGCCGTGGCCAAGGGCGCGAAGGCGGTCTGGTTCCAGCTGGACGTCATCGACGAGGCGGCCTACGACCGTACCCGCGCCGCCGGCCTCGACATAGTCATGGACCGGTGCCCGGCGATCGAGATCCCCCGCCTCGGCTGA
- a CDS encoding YigZ family protein produces MQDEYRTVAHAGVHETEVNRSRFLCALAPAATEKEAQDFVASVRKEHADATHNCYAYVIGADAVIQKASDDGEPGGTAGVPMLQMLLRRDMRYVVAVVTRYYGGVKLGAGGLIRAYGGAVGEALDAVGTLTRRRFRLATVTVDHQRAGKVQNDLRSTGREVRDVRYGEAVTIEIGLPDADVDAFRGWLADATAGTAGFELGGEAYGDA; encoded by the coding sequence ATGCAGGACGAGTACCGCACCGTGGCCCACGCGGGCGTGCACGAGACCGAGGTCAACCGCTCCCGCTTCCTGTGCGCCCTCGCCCCGGCGGCCACCGAGAAGGAGGCCCAGGACTTCGTCGCGTCCGTCCGCAAGGAGCACGCCGACGCCACCCACAACTGCTACGCGTACGTCATCGGCGCCGACGCCGTGATCCAGAAGGCGAGCGACGACGGCGAACCCGGCGGCACCGCAGGCGTCCCCATGCTCCAGATGCTGCTGCGCCGCGACATGCGGTATGTCGTCGCCGTCGTCACCCGCTACTACGGCGGCGTCAAGCTCGGAGCGGGCGGACTCATCAGGGCGTACGGCGGCGCGGTCGGCGAGGCACTGGACGCGGTGGGCACCCTCACCCGCCGCCGGTTCCGCCTCGCCACGGTGACCGTCGACCACCAGCGCGCCGGCAAGGTGCAGAACGACCTGCGCTCGACCGGACGCGAGGTGCGGGACGTGCGGTACGGCGAGGCCGTCACCATCGAGATCGGGCTGCCGGATGCCGACGTGGACGCCTTCCGGGGGTGGCTCGCCGATGCCACCGCGGGGACGGCCGGGTTCGAGCTGGGCGGGGAGGCCTACGGGGACGCGTGA
- a CDS encoding cation diffusion facilitator family transporter, whose translation MGAVRPPPRAPEGVHVSNHEHGHGHGHDHDHDHDHDHPQGHEHGRHGFRHRLAHVLTPHSHETADKLDSALESSARGMRALWVSLAVLGVTALMQAVVVAVSGSVALLGDTVHNAADALTAVPLGIAFVLGRRAATRRFTYGYGRAEDLAGIVIVLTIAASAAFAGWAAIDRLLDPRPVAHVPAVAAAALVGFAGNEWVARYRIRVGRDIGSAALVADGLHARTDGFTSLAVLIGAGGSALGWQLADPIVGLAITAAITLVLRDAAREVFRRVLDAVDPELVDRAEGALREVEGVREVGELRLRWIGHRLRAEVAVVVDGEMTVRQSHAVAVEAEHALLHAVPRLTAALVHADPAPVPGEADPHHTLAHHAPA comes from the coding sequence ATGGGCGCGGTACGTCCACCACCGCGCGCACCGGAAGGGGTCCACGTGAGCAACCACGAGCACGGTCACGGTCATGGCCATGACCATGACCATGACCATGACCACGATCATCCGCAGGGGCACGAGCACGGACGCCACGGCTTCCGCCATCGCCTGGCGCACGTCCTCACCCCCCACTCCCACGAGACCGCCGACAAACTCGACTCCGCGCTGGAGTCCTCCGCCCGCGGCATGCGCGCCCTGTGGGTCTCGCTGGCGGTGCTGGGTGTCACGGCCCTGATGCAGGCGGTCGTCGTGGCCGTTTCCGGGTCCGTCGCGCTGCTCGGCGACACGGTGCACAACGCGGCGGACGCGCTGACCGCCGTACCGCTGGGCATCGCCTTCGTGCTGGGCCGGCGCGCGGCCACCCGGCGGTTCACGTACGGCTACGGCCGTGCCGAGGATCTCGCGGGGATCGTGATCGTGCTGACGATCGCCGCGAGCGCGGCCTTCGCGGGGTGGGCGGCGATCGACCGGCTGCTCGATCCGCGTCCCGTGGCACACGTCCCGGCGGTCGCCGCGGCCGCGCTGGTGGGCTTCGCGGGCAACGAGTGGGTCGCCCGCTACCGCATCCGGGTGGGCCGGGACATCGGATCGGCCGCACTGGTGGCGGACGGACTGCACGCCCGCACCGACGGGTTCACCTCACTGGCCGTGCTCATCGGGGCCGGCGGCTCGGCCCTGGGCTGGCAACTAGCCGACCCGATCGTGGGGTTGGCGATCACGGCCGCGATCACGCTGGTGCTGCGGGACGCGGCACGCGAGGTGTTCCGGCGCGTGCTGGACGCCGTCGACCCGGAACTGGTGGACCGGGCCGAGGGCGCGTTGCGCGAGGTCGAAGGGGTGCGCGAGGTGGGCGAGTTGAGGCTGCGCTGGATCGGGCACCGGCTGCGGGCGGAGGTGGCGGTCGTGGTGGACGGGGAGATGACGGTGCGCCAGTCGCACGCGGTCGCCGTCGAGGCCGAGCACGCCCTGCTGCACGCGGTTCCCCGTCTCACGGCAGCCCTGGTGCACGCCGACCCGGCCCCGGTCCCGGGCGAGGCGGATCCCCACCACACCCTCGCCCACCACGCACCGGCCTGA
- a CDS encoding APC family permease, with protein sequence MVSVDSAPETKGKPGGGLRRDVGLIGLMWASVGSIIGSGWLYGAEKAVVVAGPAAIISWIIGAVAIVLLALVHAELGGMFPVAGGTARYPHYAFGGLAGMSFGWFSWLQAATVAPIEVEAMIGYAGHWSWAKGFQHSDGTLTASGLAVAVFLMAVFVAVNFFGVRVLAFTNSAATWWKIGVPLVAIFVIAFGNFHPGNFTSEGFAPFGAKGVLSAISSSGIIFALLGFEQAIQLAGESRDPKRDLPRATLGSVAIGAVIYVLLQLVFIVALPHSAFAHGWAKLNFEGISGPWAGLATLVGLGWLSWVLYLDAVISPGGTGLIYTTATSRVSFGLAKNGYAPKVFARTDRRGVPWFGLIMSFVTGVVCFLPFPSWQELVGFITSASVLMYAGAPLAYGVFAERLPHLERPYRLPAGKAIAPLSFAVANLIIYWAGWDTLWRLGVAIVLGYLLLGVYAWYAVAAGLPDAPRLDWKAAQWLPVYLLGLGLISWQGGFGGQGHLGLWWDMLVVIAFSLVIYYWAKATASRPEDIERSIDEVVVTEAPAH encoded by the coding sequence ATGGTAAGCGTCGATTCAGCACCTGAGACAAAGGGGAAGCCGGGCGGCGGCCTGCGGCGGGACGTGGGGCTGATCGGGCTCATGTGGGCCTCGGTGGGGTCCATCATCGGCTCCGGCTGGCTCTACGGCGCCGAAAAGGCGGTCGTCGTGGCCGGCCCCGCGGCGATCATCTCGTGGATCATCGGCGCGGTCGCCATTGTCCTGCTGGCCCTGGTGCACGCAGAACTGGGCGGCATGTTCCCGGTGGCGGGCGGTACCGCGCGCTATCCGCACTACGCGTTCGGCGGTCTGGCCGGAATGTCCTTCGGCTGGTTCTCCTGGCTCCAGGCGGCGACCGTGGCGCCGATCGAGGTCGAGGCCATGATCGGGTACGCCGGGCACTGGAGCTGGGCGAAGGGCTTCCAGCACTCCGACGGCACACTCACCGCCAGTGGTCTCGCGGTCGCCGTGTTCCTCATGGCCGTGTTCGTGGCCGTCAACTTCTTCGGCGTCCGGGTACTCGCGTTCACCAACAGCGCGGCCACCTGGTGGAAGATCGGGGTGCCGCTCGTCGCCATCTTCGTCATCGCGTTCGGCAACTTCCACCCGGGCAACTTCACTTCGGAGGGCTTCGCGCCGTTCGGCGCCAAGGGCGTGCTGAGCGCGATCAGTTCCAGCGGCATCATCTTCGCGCTGCTGGGGTTCGAGCAGGCGATCCAGCTCGCCGGCGAGAGCCGTGACCCGAAGCGGGACCTGCCCCGGGCGACCCTCGGCTCGGTCGCGATCGGCGCCGTCATCTACGTCCTGCTCCAGCTGGTGTTCATCGTGGCCCTCCCGCACTCCGCCTTCGCCCACGGCTGGGCGAAGCTGAACTTCGAGGGCATCAGCGGGCCCTGGGCCGGCCTCGCGACCCTCGTGGGCCTCGGCTGGCTGAGCTGGGTGCTGTACCTCGACGCGGTGATCTCCCCCGGCGGCACCGGCTTGATCTACACGACCGCGACCTCCCGCGTCTCCTTCGGTCTGGCCAAGAACGGCTACGCACCGAAGGTGTTCGCCCGCACCGACCGGCGGGGCGTGCCCTGGTTCGGCCTGATCATGTCCTTCGTGACCGGCGTGGTCTGCTTCCTGCCCTTCCCCAGCTGGCAGGAACTGGTCGGCTTCATCACCTCGGCGAGCGTCCTCATGTACGCCGGCGCGCCGCTCGCGTACGGCGTGTTCGCCGAGCGGCTGCCACACCTGGAGCGCCCGTACCGGCTCCCCGCCGGCAAGGCGATCGCCCCGCTGTCCTTCGCGGTGGCCAACCTGATCATCTACTGGGCGGGGTGGGACACCCTGTGGCGGCTCGGGGTGGCCATCGTCCTCGGCTACCTGCTGCTCGGCGTGTACGCCTGGTATGCGGTGGCCGCCGGACTGCCCGACGCGCCCCGGCTCGACTGGAAGGCCGCACAGTGGCTGCCGGTCTACCTGCTGGGTCTCGGCCTGATCTCCTGGCAGGGCGGCTTCGGCGGCCAGGGACACCTCGGCCTGTGGTGGGACATGCTGGTCGTCATCGCCTTCTCCCTGGTGATCTACTACTGGGCGAAGGCGACCGCCTCCCGGCCCGAGGACATCGAGCGGAGCATCGACGAGGTCGTCGTCACCGAGGCGCCCGCGCACTGA
- a CDS encoding PP2C family protein-serine/threonine phosphatase encodes MTDHHDHSARHAAPAGQPPGRSSAPATPWPAPSRRPPPPASLASPAAPARPRPADHEVAAPRPPVPQRIWCVDHDRMGLLAMSVWTERVPGRGEDADPFVAYHWDSEQGMLAVFDGSGGSGAAPVWQASDGESRTGAWVGARVARLATDVWFHDVSAEDEPAEPETLRDYLRYFLDHAPQRRSKISGTMRRQLPTTLAALHYRLVRVQDEVELELRPLWAGDSRAYVLRPGSGLQVLTRDHTRESDALELLRTDPPMTNLVCADREFEIDGRRLTYPLPCVLVTATDGFFGYVHTPADFEALLLRTLREAGTADEWADRIRREVQACTADDASLAVVALGYRGFADLRAQFAARLEDLTDRYIRTRPRGLDRLSPAPGEAGSGPASTPEDATELPARVRAWQDATWHSYRAGYEAHLPLAPEERA; translated from the coding sequence ATGACCGACCACCACGACCACTCGGCACGGCACGCGGCCCCCGCCGGGCAGCCACCGGGCCGTTCCTCGGCCCCGGCGACCCCGTGGCCCGCCCCCTCCCGGCGGCCCCCGCCGCCGGCCTCGCTCGCGTCGCCTGCCGCGCCGGCCCGGCCGCGCCCCGCGGACCACGAGGTCGCCGCGCCCAGGCCGCCCGTGCCGCAGCGGATCTGGTGTGTCGACCATGACCGCATGGGACTGCTGGCGATGTCCGTGTGGACCGAGCGCGTGCCCGGTCGCGGCGAGGACGCGGATCCGTTCGTCGCCTACCATTGGGACAGCGAGCAGGGCATGCTCGCCGTCTTCGACGGATCGGGCGGCTCAGGGGCGGCACCCGTGTGGCAGGCGTCCGACGGCGAGTCCCGCACCGGCGCCTGGGTGGGCGCGCGGGTGGCGCGGCTGGCCACGGACGTCTGGTTCCACGACGTGTCGGCGGAGGACGAACCGGCCGAACCGGAGACCCTGCGCGACTATCTCCGCTACTTCCTGGACCATGCTCCGCAGCGCCGCAGCAAGATCAGCGGCACCATGCGCCGTCAACTGCCCACCACACTCGCCGCGCTGCACTACCGGTTGGTGCGCGTCCAGGACGAAGTGGAGCTGGAGCTGCGTCCGTTGTGGGCCGGTGACTCGCGTGCCTACGTGCTGCGGCCCGGGTCCGGTCTCCAGGTGCTCACCCGCGACCACACCCGGGAGAGCGACGCGCTGGAGCTGCTGCGCACGGATCCGCCCATGACCAACCTGGTGTGCGCGGACCGGGAGTTCGAGATCGACGGCCGACGGCTGACGTATCCGCTGCCCTGTGTCCTGGTGACCGCGACCGACGGGTTCTTCGGCTATGTACACACCCCGGCCGACTTCGAGGCGCTGCTGCTGCGCACCCTGAGGGAGGCCGGCACCGCCGACGAGTGGGCCGACCGGATCCGGCGCGAGGTGCAGGCCTGCACGGCGGACGACGCCTCCCTCGCCGTCGTGGCCCTCGGCTACCGCGGATTCGCTGATCTGCGGGCCCAGTTCGCGGCCCGTCTGGAGGACTTGACGGACCGTTACATCCGCACCCGGCCTCGCGGTCTGGACCGGCTCTCCCCCGCCCCGGGCGAGGCGGGATCCGGCCCGGCGTCCACTCCGGAGGATGCCACCGAGCTGCCCGCCAGGGTTCGCGCCTGGCAGGACGCCACCTGGCACTCCTATCGCGCCGGCTACGAGGCCCATCTGCCCCTGGCACCCGAGGAGCGCGCATGA
- a CDS encoding SixA phosphatase family protein, translating into MTAATGAGPLRRLVVLRHAKSAWPEGVADHDRPLGPRGRRDAPEAGRALAASDLLPDLALCSTAVRARQTWELASAQWGTPPPVRLDPELYGADVPELLTAVHEAPPQVVTLLLVGHNPGLEELVLTLAGDSLDDALDEVRVKFPTSAIAVLAWHGTSWRTLEPGTALLTSVMVPRGRMR; encoded by the coding sequence ATGACGGCGGCCACCGGAGCGGGCCCGCTGCGCCGGTTGGTCGTGCTGAGACACGCCAAGTCCGCCTGGCCCGAGGGCGTCGCCGACCACGACCGCCCCCTGGGACCCCGCGGCCGCCGGGACGCGCCCGAGGCGGGCCGCGCTCTCGCCGCCTCCGACCTGCTCCCCGACCTCGCCCTGTGCTCCACCGCCGTACGCGCCCGACAGACCTGGGAACTGGCGTCCGCCCAGTGGGGCACCCCACCGCCGGTACGCCTGGACCCGGAGCTGTACGGGGCCGACGTACCGGAGCTGCTGACGGCCGTGCACGAGGCACCTCCCCAGGTCGTGACGCTGCTCCTCGTGGGGCACAACCCCGGTCTGGAGGAACTCGTCCTCACGCTGGCCGGGGACAGCCTCGACGACGCGCTGGACGAGGTCCGGGTGAAGTTCCCGACCTCGGCGATCGCGGTGCTGGCCTGGCACGGCACGTCCTGGCGGACCCTGGAGCCGGGGACCGCGCTGCTCACGTCCGTGATGGTGCCGCGGGGCAGGATGCGATGA
- a CDS encoding protein kinase domain-containing protein, translating into MKKGDVIGGYRLISEPTNANGGKCMWAFAEKDGDQYFIKRFLEPKRPRDDAADSPSVRIRRQLSQEFEDRHRTIMKRLRPDARGGGNLVLATDFFHEGSTYYKVTERIDTSSLEKPQALEPRHKMVLLKTLGNSLKQLHDIEIVHGDLKPLNVLVQKRDGAAFHTAKLIDFDDSYVSGRPPEPDDIAGDSVYGAPEWRRYMQRDGSAGPEHLTCAVDVFALGLMTHVYLTGELPHYDKRYGSPADAVNAGEQLDLDTRLSDDMLGLLRGMTARAPGSRPRMDGFLKALSDPKVCALQHRRPSTARPKSPSAKSPSAEPASAPGTAKPSGPRTSRIKTNLASTPRPRTAAPPSEPTRPTTGDTKPAAPPAAPPTAPAPSAPDTSAERPSRVRINLGDRRPRPGSS; encoded by the coding sequence ATGAAGAAGGGCGATGTCATCGGGGGCTACCGCCTGATCAGCGAGCCCACCAACGCCAACGGCGGCAAATGCATGTGGGCGTTCGCCGAGAAGGACGGCGACCAGTACTTCATCAAGCGGTTCCTGGAGCCCAAGCGCCCCCGCGACGACGCGGCCGACTCACCGAGTGTGCGCATCCGGCGCCAGCTGTCCCAGGAGTTCGAGGACCGGCACCGGACCATCATGAAGCGGCTGCGGCCGGACGCGCGGGGCGGCGGCAACCTGGTGCTGGCCACCGACTTCTTCCACGAGGGCAGCACCTACTACAAGGTCACCGAGCGGATTGACACCTCCAGCCTGGAGAAGCCGCAGGCCCTGGAGCCCCGCCACAAGATGGTGCTGCTCAAGACGCTCGGCAACAGCCTCAAGCAGCTGCACGACATCGAGATCGTGCACGGCGACCTCAAGCCGCTGAACGTGCTGGTGCAGAAGCGGGACGGCGCTGCCTTCCACACGGCGAAGCTGATCGACTTCGACGACTCCTATGTCTCCGGCAGGCCGCCCGAGCCCGACGACATCGCCGGCGACTCGGTGTACGGGGCGCCGGAGTGGCGCCGCTACATGCAGCGCGACGGTTCGGCCGGACCGGAGCATCTGACCTGCGCGGTCGACGTCTTCGCGCTCGGGCTGATGACCCACGTGTACCTGACGGGCGAACTGCCCCACTACGACAAGCGGTACGGCTCACCGGCGGACGCCGTCAACGCGGGCGAGCAACTCGACCTGGACACACGGCTGTCGGACGACATGCTCGGCCTGCTGCGCGGGATGACCGCCCGCGCGCCGGGCAGCCGGCCGCGGATGGACGGATTCCTCAAAGCGCTGTCCGACCCGAAGGTGTGCGCCCTGCAGCACCGGCGCCCCAGCACCGCCAGACCCAAGTCCCCCTCGGCCAAGTCACCCTCGGCCGAGCCCGCTTCGGCGCCGGGCACCGCGAAGCCGTCCGGGCCGCGCACCAGCCGGATCAAGACCAACCTCGCGTCGACCCCGCGCCCACGCACCGCAGCGCCCCCGTCCGAGCCGACCCGGCCGACCACCGGCGACACCAAGCCCGCCGCCCCGCCCGCCGCTCCCCCGACGGCCCCGGCGCCGTCGGCCCCGGACACCTCCGCGGAGCGCCCTTCCCGCGTCCGCATCAACCTCGGCGACCGGCGTCCGCGCCCTGGCTCGTCATGA